The Kineothrix sp. MB12-C1 genome includes a window with the following:
- a CDS encoding N-acetylmuramoyl-L-alanine amidase family protein, with amino-acid sequence MAIRIFIDQGHNPSGYFNSGAEANGLTESEINYQVGLYLQNMLNNDSRFEARVSRPEPDTVLGTNNTTSLAERVRMANEWPADYFISIHCNYNPNPIYNGTEVYIYQYGTQAQWLAEQIMDGITQVTGTRNNGIRENSSLYVLRNTNMTSNLVELAYLSNPSDAEKLRNNQYGFAYGIYIGLLRYFGFA; translated from the coding sequence ATGGCTATTAGAATATTTATTGATCAAGGACATAATCCCAGCGGATATTTTAACAGTGGTGCAGAAGCAAACGGCTTGACAGAATCGGAGATAAATTATCAAGTGGGATTATATTTACAGAATATGTTAAATAATGATTCGCGGTTCGAAGCACGTGTATCCAGGCCGGAACCAGATACTGTTTTGGGGACAAACAACACCACCAGCCTGGCAGAGAGAGTCCGTATGGCCAATGAGTGGCCGGCAGACTACTTTATCAGTATTCACTGCAATTATAACCCTAATCCTATCTACAATGGGACAGAAGTGTACATTTACCAATATGGTACTCAGGCCCAATGGCTTGCAGAACAGATAATGGATGGAATAACTCAGGTGACCGGAACGAGAAATAATGGAATAAGGGAAAACTCTTCTCTGTATGTTTTAAGAAATACAAATATGACATCAAATCTTGTGGAATTGGCATATTTGAGCAATCCTTCCGATGCAGAAAAATTGCGTAATAACCAATACGGATTTGCTTATGGCATTT
- a CDS encoding amidohydrolase: MLLIKNGIVYTMAGDLIDPGNVLIENGKIIEVGKEIRTTLKPDTFVIDASDLWVMPGIIDAHCHIGITEEKDGIEGDDCNEATTPVTPYLRAIDAINPFDPAFHNALQAGITSVMAGPGSSNVVGGQFAFLKTHGRVVDKMVVLAPAAMKVAFGENPKNNFKESNMSPITRMSIAALLRQELFRASQYKLKKEKAINNNEYFEEDFKLESWMPVLNKQIPLKAHVHRTDDILTAIRIAKEFDLDMTLDHCTEGHIIADEIKQSGFYAIVGPDLSSRSKLEVQNADFKTPGVLTKAGVKVAIISDHPVTLIQYLPLYAGLAAKKGLGVIEGLKAITINPAIICGVADRVGSLEVGKDADIAIFTGNPMEISTETVYTIVNGEIVFQVNS; this comes from the coding sequence ATGCTTTTAATTAAGAATGGTATCGTATACACAATGGCGGGTGATTTAATTGATCCGGGAAATGTACTGATAGAAAATGGTAAAATAATAGAAGTAGGTAAGGAAATTAGAACAACTTTAAAACCGGATACTTTTGTTATTGATGCGAGTGACTTATGGGTAATGCCAGGCATAATCGATGCCCATTGTCATATAGGAATAACGGAAGAGAAGGATGGAATAGAAGGAGATGATTGCAATGAAGCGACCACTCCGGTAACTCCTTACTTGAGAGCCATAGATGCCATCAATCCCTTTGACCCGGCCTTTCATAATGCTTTACAGGCAGGCATAACTTCCGTTATGGCCGGACCGGGAAGCTCAAATGTTGTAGGCGGCCAGTTTGCCTTTTTGAAAACACATGGAAGAGTAGTTGATAAAATGGTCGTTTTGGCACCCGCTGCAATGAAAGTAGCCTTTGGAGAGAATCCGAAGAATAATTTTAAAGAAAGTAATATGAGTCCGATAACAAGAATGTCTATAGCGGCATTGCTAAGACAGGAGTTGTTCAGAGCATCACAGTATAAGCTGAAAAAGGAAAAAGCAATAAATAATAATGAATACTTTGAGGAAGATTTTAAATTGGAATCATGGATGCCTGTTCTGAATAAACAGATACCATTAAAGGCTCATGTCCATCGTACTGATGATATATTAACGGCGATACGAATAGCAAAAGAGTTTGATCTCGATATGACATTAGATCACTGCACCGAAGGTCACATTATTGCGGATGAAATAAAACAAAGCGGGTTTTATGCAATAGTCGGTCCTGATTTGTCTTCCAGAAGTAAGCTTGAAGTACAGAATGCTGATTTTAAAACCCCCGGAGTTCTAACAAAAGCAGGGGTGAAAGTGGCAATTATATCGGATCACCCTGTTACGCTTATTCAATATTTGCCTTTATACGCCGGTCTGGCAGCTAAAAAAGGATTAGGAGTTATAGAAGGGCTTAAAGCGATTACAATAAATCCTGCAATTATTTGTGGAGTTGCAGACAGAGTCGGAAGCTTAGAAGTGGGAAAAGATGCAGATATAGCTATCTTCACAGGTAATCCGATGGAAATTTCAACAGAAACCGTCTATACGATAGTGAACGGAGAAATAGTATTCCAGGTAAACAGTTAG
- a CDS encoding holin, whose amino-acid sequence MKNNEFAKWAKAAGIRAIKTVAQTAVATIGTAAVMSEVNWVIVASASALAGILSLLTSTAGLPELKE is encoded by the coding sequence ATGAAAAATAATGAATTTGCAAAATGGGCGAAGGCAGCAGGAATCAGAGCGATTAAAACAGTGGCACAGACGGCAGTAGCCACAATAGGAACGGCAGCCGTTATGTCGGAGGTAAATTGGGTAATAGTGGCATCCGCATCGGCACTGGCTGGGATATTATCTTTGCTCACATCGACAGCGGGACTACCGGAATTGAAAGAATAA
- a CDS encoding M23 family metallopeptidase: MQYLKRIKKAIIIEGILLFGFAIVWASGYLREGIYEKDVPDHEDQAIEVEVFAEKKFIKWVDFNITYEALCEAYKWDVETYQESLEDKSVVHVDWIELLAYVGTKHGGSFPSGSVAEIRKTAEKLKTKEATIKELTKDMEYYAYYLEAYTAVLDGFVGEYEIQKATESGAVEWQKCYGLKAFSPVAKGFAYNDYDDFGTSRSYGYSRPHLGHDMMGQTGTPIIAIESGYVEAIGWNQYGGWRLGIRSFDGKRYYYYAHLRQNFPYFKELEEGSVVTAGQVIGYMGHTGYSTKENVNNIKVTHLHWGLQLIFDESQKEGNNEIWIDCYQLTKFLYKNRSETMKNEETKEWYRIYEMKDPAVDAYVKRGNG; encoded by the coding sequence ATGCAATATTTAAAAAGAATAAAAAAGGCAATCATAATCGAGGGAATTCTTCTTTTTGGTTTTGCTATTGTCTGGGCTTCCGGATATCTACGAGAAGGTATTTATGAAAAGGATGTGCCGGATCATGAGGACCAGGCGATAGAAGTGGAAGTGTTTGCGGAGAAAAAATTCATTAAATGGGTGGATTTCAATATCACTTATGAAGCTTTGTGTGAAGCGTATAAGTGGGATGTGGAGACTTATCAGGAATCGTTGGAGGATAAGTCTGTAGTACATGTTGATTGGATTGAACTCCTTGCCTATGTAGGAACAAAGCATGGGGGGAGTTTTCCCTCCGGCAGCGTAGCTGAGATTAGGAAAACAGCAGAAAAATTAAAAACAAAGGAAGCGACCATAAAAGAACTGACTAAGGACATGGAGTATTATGCCTATTATTTGGAAGCATATACAGCAGTACTCGATGGCTTCGTGGGAGAATATGAGATTCAGAAGGCTACGGAGAGCGGAGCCGTGGAATGGCAGAAATGTTACGGATTAAAGGCCTTTTCGCCTGTAGCAAAGGGATTTGCTTATAACGATTATGATGACTTTGGAACCTCCAGAAGCTATGGATATTCCAGACCGCACCTTGGGCATGACATGATGGGACAGACGGGAACACCAATTATCGCAATCGAGTCCGGTTATGTAGAAGCCATTGGTTGGAATCAGTACGGGGGCTGGCGTCTGGGCATCCGAAGCTTCGATGGGAAGCGGTATTATTATTATGCTCATCTTAGACAGAATTTCCCTTATTTCAAGGAGTTGGAGGAGGGAAGTGTAGTGACTGCCGGCCAGGTTATCGGCTATATGGGGCACACGGGATATAGTACGAAGGAAAATGTGAATAACATTAAAGTGACGCATCTGCACTGGGGATTACAACTTATCTTCGACGAATCACAAAAAGAGGGAAATAACGAAATCTGGATCGATTGTTATCAGTTGACGAAATTCTTGTATAAGAATCGTTCGGAAACAATGAAAAACGAGGAAACGAAAGAATGGTATCGGATTTATGAGATGAAGGATCCGGCAGTGGATGCATATGTAAAGAGAGGAAATGGGTAA
- the hpf gene encoding ribosome hibernation-promoting factor, HPF/YfiA family: MKFIIAGKNIEVTEGLRTAVEDKIGKLGKYFNPETEVHVTLSVEKDRQKIEVTIPVKGSIIRSEQVSNDMYVSIDLVEEIIERQLKKYKNKLVDQKQSVGFFKKEFIENDYMDEEEIRIIRTKKFDIKPMYPEDACIQMELLGHSFFVFCNAETDQVNVVYKRKGNTYGLIEPEL, translated from the coding sequence ATGAAGTTTATTATAGCAGGTAAAAATATTGAGGTTACAGAAGGATTACGGACAGCAGTCGAGGATAAAATAGGTAAATTGGGGAAATATTTTAACCCGGAAACTGAAGTACATGTAACATTGAGTGTAGAAAAAGATAGACAGAAGATTGAAGTGACAATACCGGTGAAAGGAAGTATTATTCGTTCGGAGCAGGTAAGCAATGATATGTACGTTTCCATTGACCTGGTGGAAGAGATTATCGAAAGACAGCTTAAGAAATATAAGAATAAGCTGGTAGATCAGAAGCAATCGGTGGGATTTTTCAAGAAGGAATTCATTGAGAATGACTATATGGATGAAGAAGAAATCAGAATTATCCGTACGAAGAAATTCGATATTAAGCCGATGTATCCGGAAGATGCATGCATTCAGATGGAACTGTTAGGACATAGCTTCTTCGTATTCTGCAATGCGGAGACTGATCAGGTAAATGTTGTATATAAGAGAAAGGGTAATACCTACGGTTTGATTGAACCTGAATTATAG
- a CDS encoding cupin domain-containing protein, which yields MDYYIGESADNQIEIGEGAIPYITDSRQEAIDNTLFYTTRWTSKNMQFALMSVPVNTETGLDVHYNSDQFLYIEQGEAFVFMGSCYDCINIQHRVFEGYSIIVPAGVWHNVVNIGSLDLKMYSMYAPAMHSYNTVFRTKEEWFDHYEF from the coding sequence ATGGATTATTATATCGGAGAATCTGCCGATAATCAAATCGAGATAGGGGAAGGCGCTATTCCTTATATTACTGACTCAAGGCAAGAGGCAATTGATAATACACTTTTCTATACGACGAGGTGGACCAGTAAGAATATGCAATTCGCGCTTATGTCTGTACCCGTCAATACAGAAACAGGTTTGGATGTACACTATAATTCGGATCAGTTTTTATATATTGAACAGGGAGAGGCATTTGTTTTCATGGGTTCTTGCTATGACTGCATTAACATTCAGCATCGAGTATTTGAAGGTTATTCTATAATCGTTCCGGCAGGTGTATGGCATAATGTGGTGAATATCGGAAGCTTGGATTTAAAAATGTATAGTATGTATGCTCCGGCTATGCACTCCTATAATACTGTTTTCAGGACAAAAGAAGAATGGTTCGATCATTATGAATTTTGA
- a CDS encoding C40 family peptidase translates to MRQKNVKIVMCAVTAVLTFSSIDMKINAAADVTTVLPSVGIDYTLASNATSLKTIKDVAETEKVVSGSTTSTSVSSNGSKTDAQTTGASVTKASADETASAEKKVIEETKNVDTSKVDEHILKSVEKKLDKKAEEESFKSLVIAKVNDYVNVRSTPSEDGEILGKLYDKSVGAFISESNGWYEISSGSVTGYVKAEYCVTGDAAIELAKEVGTRIATVTTTTLKVREQPGMDAAVLGLIPIEDQLIVTEEMEGWIEVNIEEGDGYVSTDYVNLSTEFVKAESKEEEAARLAKEEAERRAAQAAAARASQSNNSSSKETITYASSGGSSTGRSVADYALQFVGNPYVYGGTSLTNGADCSGFVMSVYANFGVSLPHSSAADRNVGSAVNGLENAQPGDLVCYSGHVGLYIGNGQIVHASTSKTGIIVSNANYRTPLSVRRIF, encoded by the coding sequence ATGAGACAGAAGAACGTGAAAATTGTAATGTGTGCCGTGACAGCAGTTCTTACATTTTCAAGTATTGACATGAAGATAAATGCAGCGGCGGATGTGACGACGGTATTGCCGTCTGTAGGTATTGATTATACATTGGCATCAAATGCAACGTCCTTGAAGACAATAAAGGATGTAGCGGAGACAGAAAAAGTAGTATCAGGAAGTACAACGAGTACAAGTGTATCGAGCAATGGATCTAAAACAGATGCACAGACAACGGGAGCAAGCGTTACAAAGGCCTCCGCAGATGAAACAGCTAGTGCAGAGAAAAAAGTCATCGAAGAGACAAAAAATGTAGATACATCCAAAGTCGATGAACATATCTTAAAAAGTGTAGAGAAAAAATTAGATAAAAAAGCTGAGGAAGAAAGCTTCAAGAGCCTCGTTATTGCGAAAGTAAATGATTATGTTAATGTAAGAAGTACTCCGAGTGAGGACGGTGAAATACTTGGAAAGCTTTATGACAAATCAGTAGGAGCATTCATCTCTGAATCCAATGGATGGTATGAAATTAGTTCCGGTTCTGTGACAGGCTATGTGAAAGCGGAATATTGTGTGACAGGTGATGCGGCAATCGAGTTAGCGAAAGAAGTCGGAACGAGAATTGCAACAGTAACAACAACGACATTAAAGGTACGGGAGCAACCGGGTATGGATGCTGCAGTACTTGGTTTGATACCGATTGAAGATCAATTAATAGTAACGGAAGAAATGGAAGGCTGGATCGAAGTAAATATTGAAGAAGGCGATGGCTATGTTTCTACCGATTATGTGAATCTTTCTACCGAATTCGTAAAGGCGGAATCCAAGGAAGAAGAAGCAGCAAGGCTTGCTAAGGAAGAAGCGGAAAGAAGAGCAGCACAGGCAGCGGCAGCGAGAGCATCGCAGTCTAATAATTCCTCTTCTAAAGAGACGATTACATATGCGTCCAGCGGTGGCAGCAGTACAGGACGTTCGGTTGCTGATTATGCCCTTCAGTTCGTTGGCAATCCTTATGTATATGGTGGTACGAGCCTTACGAATGGAGCGGATTGTTCCGGATTCGTTATGAGTGTCTATGCGAACTTTGGTGTGAGCCTGCCTCATTCATCAGCAGCAGATAGAAATGTAGGTTCTGCAGTAAATGGTTTGGAGAATGCACAGCCAGGTGACCTTGTATGTTATTCAGGTCATGTGGGTCTGTATATAGGAAATGGTCAGATTGTTCATGCGTCTACCTCTAAAACAGGTATTATCGTGTCAAATGCGAACTATAGAACACCGCTTTCTGTAAGAAGAATTTTTTAA
- a CDS encoding polysaccharide pyruvyl transferase family protein has translation MTENETRENKILLYMHAGSGNHGCEAIVNSVCHMSKKALVVLTNSEAEDRKYSLACVKEAPLCELVQERHFSKHRIAHVLYYIWRKVKKDPESFLRYRYRAAFGQKIYPLAISIGGDNYCYDTMIKDLVLSNKAFNARGTKTVLLGCSIEPELFNKKEWKDMLTEDMNRYHAIIARESMTYAALKQVVPEEKLFLFPDPAFTLGKKELPLPEGFAPGNTIGINVSPMIQDNESTKGITMSSYQALLRHIIKTTDMQIALIPHVVWERNDDRKPIAELYEAFKDTGRVIVIEDATCEELKGYIARCRMFIGARTHATIAAYSSCVPTLVVGYSVKAKGIAKDLFGTYDNYVIPVQQLQSVDALIDAYEWMSDYEEDMKKHLEEVMPDYINKALKTGEEIERIWNCIVKK, from the coding sequence ATGACAGAAAATGAAACCAGGGAAAATAAAATATTACTATATATGCATGCAGGAAGTGGTAATCATGGCTGTGAAGCGATTGTAAACAGCGTGTGTCATATGTCGAAGAAAGCGCTTGTAGTATTGACCAATAGTGAAGCGGAGGATCGAAAGTATTCGTTGGCCTGCGTGAAGGAGGCGCCCCTATGTGAATTAGTGCAGGAAAGGCATTTTTCAAAGCATAGAATCGCTCATGTACTGTATTATATATGGAGGAAAGTGAAGAAGGATCCGGAATCTTTTCTTCGTTATCGATATCGTGCTGCGTTTGGACAGAAAATTTATCCGCTCGCTATTTCGATTGGCGGCGATAATTATTGCTATGATACGATGATCAAAGATTTGGTTCTGTCAAATAAAGCATTTAATGCACGAGGAACGAAAACGGTGCTCCTGGGATGCTCTATTGAGCCGGAGCTTTTTAATAAGAAGGAATGGAAGGACATGCTCACGGAGGATATGAACCGTTACCATGCGATTATTGCGAGGGAGTCTATGACTTATGCTGCGCTGAAGCAGGTAGTACCGGAAGAGAAACTTTTTCTTTTTCCGGATCCGGCGTTTACATTAGGAAAAAAGGAACTTCCTCTCCCGGAAGGTTTTGCGCCGGGGAATACAATAGGTATTAATGTCAGTCCTATGATACAAGATAATGAGAGCACAAAAGGGATTACAATGTCTAGTTATCAGGCGCTGCTTCGTCATATTATTAAGACTACAGATATGCAGATTGCCTTGATTCCTCATGTGGTATGGGAGAGAAATGATGATAGGAAACCAATTGCGGAGCTATATGAGGCTTTTAAGGATACGGGTAGAGTGATTGTAATTGAAGATGCGACTTGTGAAGAGTTGAAAGGATATATTGCAAGATGCCGTATGTTTATCGGGGCGAGAACTCATGCAACAATTGCTGCTTATTCGTCATGTGTCCCCACACTGGTGGTAGGGTATTCTGTGAAAGCAAAAGGAATTGCTAAAGACCTGTTCGGTACATATGACAACTATGTTATACCGGTGCAGCAGTTACAGAGCGTAGATGCCTTAATCGATGCCTATGAATGGATGTCTGACTATGAAGAGGATATGAAAAAGCATTTGGAGGAAGTTATGCCGGATTATATAAATAAGGCGTTGAAAACAGGAGAAGAAATAGAAAGGATATGGAATTGTATAGTTAAAAAGTAA
- a CDS encoding glycosyltransferase, producing MHKISIIVPVYNVEAYLRRCVNSLVNQRYENIEIILVNDGSPDNSPAICEQYAREDKRVKVIHKENGGLVSAWQAGVKVSEGKYLCFVDSDDWVEPDMLSKMIPLVAAAQGDVNRKEIICCNFVINRLNEEDAKAGRNGVETKHYHDLAPGVYEGELLEKDIKNHLLGHENRKISMSRCMKLFSRSLIEDNMKYCNPKITMGEDVNIVLPALLDCRRLVIMEDALFYHYFYNNESMVHKYDKKMYEGIRMLYSVIQDIFKDKKRKNGELQSRKEYVYLLLLALKNEIRGGRKDYLLKVREICRQNREIVEKTPVIVENKVNRFLYAILRRPCFFSVKAARLLFILYDMRR from the coding sequence ATGCATAAAATAAGCATTATTGTTCCTGTTTATAATGTAGAAGCCTATCTAAGGCGATGTGTGAATAGCCTGGTAAACCAGAGATATGAAAATATAGAGATTATACTTGTAAACGATGGCTCCCCGGATAATTCGCCAGCTATATGTGAGCAATATGCGAGAGAGGATAAGCGAGTGAAGGTGATCCACAAGGAAAATGGAGGATTGGTCTCTGCTTGGCAAGCCGGTGTAAAGGTGAGCGAGGGGAAGTATCTCTGTTTTGTGGATAGTGATGATTGGGTAGAACCGGATATGCTTTCAAAAATGATTCCTCTTGTTGCTGCAGCACAAGGGGATGTGAATAGAAAAGAAATTATTTGCTGCAATTTTGTAATTAACCGCCTTAACGAAGAGGATGCCAAAGCTGGGAGAAATGGAGTAGAGACGAAGCATTACCATGATCTCGCTCCGGGGGTATATGAAGGAGAGTTGTTGGAAAAAGATATAAAGAACCATTTGCTCGGGCATGAAAACCGCAAAATTTCTATGTCCAGATGTATGAAGCTTTTTTCCAGAAGTTTGATAGAAGATAATATGAAGTATTGTAATCCTAAGATTACGATGGGGGAAGATGTTAATATTGTTTTACCGGCATTGCTCGATTGTCGGCGGTTGGTTATCATGGAGGACGCATTATTTTATCATTATTTTTATAATAATGAATCTATGGTTCATAAGTATGATAAGAAGATGTATGAAGGAATACGCATGTTGTATTCTGTCATACAAGATATCTTTAAGGATAAAAAGAGAAAAAATGGGGAACTGCAAAGTAGGAAGGAGTATGTTTATCTCTTGCTCCTTGCGTTAAAAAATGAAATTAGAGGTGGAAGGAAAGACTATCTTCTTAAAGTACGTGAAATTTGCAGGCAGAATCGGGAGATTGTAGAAAAAACTCCGGTTATTGTGGAAAATAAAGTGAACAGATTTTTATATGCTATATTGAGAAGGCCGTGCTTTTTTTCTGTTAAGGCGGCGCGATTATTGTTTATCTTATATGATATGCGACGGTAA
- a CDS encoding NAD(P)/FAD-dependent oxidoreductase has product MYDLIIIGSGPAGLSAAIYAKRAGLKTLVLEKSTMSGGQVLTTYEVDNYLGLPGINGFDMGLKFREHADNMEIEFVEAEVLGIKGVDECSTKDMKAAGMELAACEKKSAHLIETSQGNYEAKTILIATGASHAKLGVEGEEKFSGMGVSYCATCDGAFFRNRTVAVVGGGDVAVEDAIFLARTSKKVYLIHRRNELRAANILQESMKRIENIEVIWDTVVEEIKGEDQVQSILLRDLKTEEQKELAVDGVFIAVGIHPNTESFEDVVERDERGYIVADEDCATGTPGIFVAGDARTKKLRQIITAVADGANAITSIQSYFL; this is encoded by the coding sequence ATGTATGATTTAATAATTATCGGTTCAGGACCGGCAGGATTGTCAGCGGCGATATATGCGAAAAGAGCAGGGCTTAAAACTTTGGTCTTAGAAAAAAGTACCATGAGCGGAGGACAGGTGCTTACCACTTATGAAGTGGATAATTACCTGGGACTTCCCGGAATCAATGGTTTTGATATGGGGCTGAAGTTCAGAGAACATGCGGATAATATGGAAATTGAATTTGTTGAGGCAGAGGTGCTCGGTATTAAGGGCGTTGATGAGTGCTCAACAAAGGATATGAAGGCAGCCGGTATGGAACTTGCTGCTTGTGAGAAGAAAAGTGCACATTTAATAGAAACGAGTCAGGGAAATTATGAAGCGAAGACAATTTTAATCGCTACGGGAGCATCTCACGCTAAGTTAGGAGTGGAGGGAGAAGAAAAGTTTTCCGGAATGGGTGTTTCTTATTGTGCTACCTGTGATGGGGCTTTCTTTAGGAACCGTACAGTTGCCGTTGTGGGTGGTGGTGATGTTGCGGTAGAAGATGCTATTTTCTTAGCGAGAACGAGTAAGAAGGTATATTTAATTCATAGACGAAATGAGCTTCGGGCGGCCAATATTTTACAGGAAAGCATGAAGCGGATTGAGAATATAGAGGTAATTTGGGATACAGTAGTAGAAGAGATAAAGGGAGAAGACCAGGTACAGAGTATCCTCCTTCGTGATTTAAAGACGGAGGAACAAAAGGAACTCGCGGTAGATGGAGTATTCATTGCGGTAGGTATCCATCCTAATACGGAAAGCTTCGAAGACGTTGTAGAGCGTGACGAGAGAGGCTATATCGTTGCGGATGAGGATTGTGCGACGGGAACTCCCGGAATCTTTGTTGCAGGGGATGCCAGAACGAAGAAACTCAGACAGATTATTACGGCCGTAGCCGACGGTGCCAATGCGATAACGAGCATTCAAAGTTATTTTCTATAG
- the ymfI gene encoding elongation factor P 5-aminopentanone reductase: MNKTAFVSGASRGIGRAAAKSLAQAGYDLHITCRKSMQQLLEVKKELEMNYGIRCMAYTCNMGNYEEVNRVFESISSLEVLVNNAGVSYIGLLSEMEIAQWQEVMDTNLNSIFYTCKCAIPLMLKKKAGRIINISSVWGNVGASMEVAYSASKGGVNSLTKALAKELAPSHICVNGIACGIIDTKMNQCFDEEEKRALAEEIPADRFGSPEEVAKMIMQLVDAPEYMTGQIITIDGGWY, from the coding sequence ATGAATAAGACAGCATTTGTCAGTGGGGCTTCCCGCGGAATCGGCCGGGCGGCAGCAAAGAGTCTGGCACAGGCAGGATATGATTTGCATATAACATGCAGGAAGTCCATGCAGCAGCTTCTGGAAGTGAAAAAGGAGCTGGAAATGAATTATGGAATCCGCTGTATGGCATATACTTGCAATATGGGCAACTATGAAGAGGTAAATCGCGTATTTGAATCGATTTCTTCTTTAGAGGTACTAGTAAATAATGCGGGTGTTTCCTATATCGGTTTATTATCGGAAATGGAAATCGCCCAGTGGCAGGAAGTTATGGACACCAATTTGAATTCTATTTTTTATACTTGTAAATGTGCGATTCCCCTTATGCTTAAGAAGAAAGCGGGAAGAATTATCAATATATCCTCCGTTTGGGGGAATGTAGGAGCTTCTATGGAGGTAGCCTATTCCGCCTCAAAAGGCGGGGTGAACAGTTTGACAAAGGCTCTCGCCAAGGAACTTGCGCCGAGCCATATTTGCGTAAATGGAATTGCTTGCGGGATAATTGATACTAAGATGAACCAGTGCTTTGATGAGGAAGAAAAGAGGGCTTTGGCAGAGGAAATACCGGCGGACCGTTTTGGAAGCCCTGAGGAAGTAGCGAAGATGATTATGCAGCTTGTGGATGCTCCGGAATATATGACAGGGCAGATAATTACCATAGATGGCGGGTGGTATTGA